In Microbacterium terrisoli, the genomic stretch GCGACCACGATGATCGTGTCGGCAGCGCCGGTGGGCGACAGGTCCGCATCGACGTGCTTGGCGAACACGAGCACGCCGTCGTCGTCGCTCGCGTGGATCGTGAGATTGCGCAGCTGCCGCAGCGCCGGGTGCGCGGTACGGATCTCGTTCAACCGCCGCAGGTACGGGGCGAGGGAGTCGCCGGATGCCTCGGCGCCGGCCCAATCGCGCAGCTTGTACTCGTACTTCTCGTTGTCGATGTTCTCTTCCGACCCCGGCCGGGCGACGTTCTCGAACAACTCGTAGCCGGCGTACACGCCGTAGGAGGCGCCCGCCGTTGCGGCGATGGCGGCGCGGATCTTGTATGCGGGACGCCCGCCGAACTGCAGATACTCGGTGAGGATGTCGGGGGTGTTCACGAACAGATTGGGCCGCAGGAAGTCGGCGGTGTCATTCGCGACCGACGAGAGGAACTCTTCGAGCTCGGCCCTGGTGTTGCGCCAGGTGAAATACGAGTAGCTCTGCTGGAAGCCGGCCCGCGCCAGCGCCTGCAGCGGAGCGGGCCGGGTGAACGCCTCAGCGAGGAACACGACATCCGGGTTCTCGTCGGTGACGGTGCGGATCAGCCACTCCCAGAACTGCAGGGGTTTGGTGTGGGGGTTGTCGACGCGGAAGATCAGCACTCCCTGGGCGATCCAGTGCCGGACGATGCGCAGCACCTCGGCGCGGATGCCGTCGGGATCGTTGTCGAAGTTGATCGGATAGATGTCCTGATACTTCTTCGGCGGGTTCTCGGCATAGGCGATGGTGCCGTCGGGCAGGGTGGTGAACCATTCCGGATGAGAGCTCACCCACGGGTGGTCGGGCGAGGCCTGCAGGGCCAGGTCGAGGGCGACCTCGAGTTTCTCTCGGCGCGCAGCGCGGACGAAGGCGCGGAAATCGGTGAGCCTGCCGAGATCGGGGTGTACGGCGTCGTGCCCACCGGCGGCCCCGCCGATCGCCCACGGCGAGCCCGGATCGCCGGGGCCGGCCTCCAGCGCGTTGTTCGGGCCCTTGCGATGCGTCAGACCGATCGGGTGGATCGGCGGCAGGTACACGACCTGGAACCCCATCTGCGCAACCTGCGGCAGGCGGGCGGCCGCGGTGCGGAAGGTGCCGCTGCGCACCGAGCCGTCCTCCTGCCGCTGGGCACCCTCGGATCGCGGGAAGAACTCGTACCAGGCGCCCACGCCTGCCCGTTCGCGTTCCACGCGCAGCGGCAGATCGACGGAGAGCGTCACGAGGGACTGCAGAGGGCGTTGTGCGAACGCGCGGGCAAGAGCGTCGTCTTCGACGACGGCGAGGGATGCCGCAGCATCCTCACCCGCCGAGGCCAGCCGCTTGGCCGCCCGACGCAGCAGCGTGCGCTCTGATGCGGGTCGGTCGGTGTCGGCCGCCGCGCGTTCGAACAGCAGCCGGCCGCCCGCGGCGGTGACGGCGATGTCGACGCCCCCGGTGAGTTTGATGCGGGCCGTGTGCCGCCAGGTGGCGACCTCGTCGGCGAACGACTCGAAGCGGAACGACCAGTCGCCCTGCTCGAGGAGGCCGATGTGCGCGACCCAGCGGTCGAATCCATCGTTTCGCGGCGTCACCCGGTGCAGCGACTCGTCGCCGGACG encodes the following:
- a CDS encoding maltotransferase domain-containing protein, translated to MGRIPLVDPRPALSDGGLIRPKAFAGEIVPFRVTAFREGHDLIGVHLRLFSPSGDESLHRVTPRNDGFDRWVAHIGLLEQGDWSFRFESFADEVATWRHTARIKLTGGVDIAVTAAGGRLLFERAAADTDRPASERTLLRRAAKRLASAGEDAAASLAVVEDDALARAFAQRPLQSLVTLSVDLPLRVERERAGVGAWYEFFPRSEGAQRQEDGSVRSGTFRTAAARLPQVAQMGFQVVYLPPIHPIGLTHRKGPNNALEAGPGDPGSPWAIGGAAGGHDAVHPDLGRLTDFRAFVRAARREKLEVALDLALQASPDHPWVSSHPEWFTTLPDGTIAYAENPPKKYQDIYPINFDNDPDGIRAEVLRIVRHWIAQGVLIFRVDNPHTKPLQFWEWLIRTVTDENPDVVFLAEAFTRPAPLQALARAGFQQSYSYFTWRNTRAELEEFLSSVANDTADFLRPNLFVNTPDILTEYLQFGGRPAYKIRAAIAATAGASYGVYAGYELFENVARPGSEENIDNEKYEYKLRDWAGAEASGDSLAPYLRRLNEIRTAHPALRQLRNLTIHASDDDGVLVFAKHVDADLSPTGAADTIIVVANVDPHSVRQTMIHLDTTVFGIRPGDAFEAEDLITGARWTWTDHDYVRLDAFTEPVHIVHVVHAKEPR